TACCTTGCGGGAGGCACCTTCATCGCCACCGTCAAGGGCAGTGGCAGCACCAAGCTCAAGGGCGGAACGCTGGAGGCCGGCTACCAGATCGGCTGCGGTATCACCTTGAGCGCAGTCCGATTGACCGGAAGCGTCGGACTCTCCTCGTCACTGGGCCAATCCGGCATCGGCACCATCGGCATGCCGCTGGTGGGCAATATCGAAGTACGGCCGAAGCCCGGTGAGGTCATCAACGTCTCCGTCACCAAGAAGAAGTTCAAGGGCAAACAATCTCGCGTCACCCTCAAGGACGTCCACATCAAGATCGACGGATGCATCGGACAGTCGTTCCTGCGCTCGTATGCGGTACTCACCAGCACCACCTCGGGAACTGAGGACATCATCGCGTACTACGGGGTCACCAAGATGGTCTGATCGGGCCGGTTCGACCGGCCGCGCGGCCTACTCCAGCCCGAGGCTCTTGAGTGCGTGCGTCATCCGCTGCGGCGTCGCGGGCGTGAGGGTGGCCCACAGCGCGCCGTCTGCGGATGTGCTGGGGGTGGCCATGATTCGCCCGAATGCGGTGTCGTACACCGCAACTCCACCGGGTGCGCGATCGGTGATGCCATCGACACGACGAATCGCGGTGATCTCGGTCATCGCTCCGCGGCGAGCCATTGCCTTCGCCACGGTGACCGCGTCGGCCTTGGCGGCGCCGAGAGCCATGAGCTGACGCGCCATGTCGGCGGGCTCGGAGTTGAGTGCCAGAGCCAGCTGCTCGGCGGGTGCGTTGATCGACCCGAACTTCAGCGGGGTGGCATCGCCCAGGTACCGCCACAGCTCGGCGCCAAGTGAGCCGGTCACCGATCGCATGGCCACGCCCTCGCCATCGTTGACCAGCAGCACGTATGCCTCACCGTGCTCGACCAGGCACAGACGCAGCATCTGCGAACCCGCCCAGCGGCGGACCGCCACCTGTCCGGTGGCCTTGCTGGCCGAGGCCAGCATGTCGCGCAGCGTGGGGTGAAGGTCTTCACCCTTCAGCAGGTTGCGCTCCTTGAGCCGGGCGCGGGCACTCTCCAACGCGTCGCGATGCTCGGCTTCGTCATCGTGGCGCGGACCTGCGGCCAGGACTACCGGCAAGAGGTCATTGCCGGTGATCTCGCGGGTCAGCTCCAGTTCGTCGAAGTCCAGGCGGACGGTCACAGCTCCGCGCTCGCGCCGAGGACCGGAGGCGCTACCGCGCCCTTGGAGCCGCCGCGCTCGAACAACGATGAGGCGTCGACGTTTTCGAAGTCGGCAACCTTGTCGCTACCGGACTTGCTGGTCAGGATGTCGGGCAGCTCGACGGGCTTGCTCTCGTCGCCCATGAAGACGCCGGTGGCGCCGATGGCGGTGAGATCCTTGTCGTCCTCGTCTTCGTCCTTCTTGTTGACGCTGCCGCCGACCTTGATGCCCTTACCGGCAGATGCTGCGAGAGCGCCGCCGGCCATCATGCCGGCCATCGGGGCACCCATACCGCCCATGCCGTATCCGCCGCCACCGGCAGCGGCCGGGTTGCCGGTCATCGAGATGGCCGCCGCGCGGGCACTCTGCACGCCGGGTACCGAGTCGGGGCTCAACGGGCTGGGGCCCATCTCCGACAGGCCGACGCCCGCAGCGCTGACACCGGTGTTGCCGCTGTTGGCCTCGGACTTCTCTTCCGGGTACTTGATGACCTCGGGGGCGGCCGGGAACTCTACGACCTTGGCCGCGGGCTCGCTGGCGGACTCGTAGGTCTCCATGGCCTTGGCGGCCTGCAGATCCAGACCCTGCTCCATGCCCTCGGTGGTGGCGTGGAGCCCGAACAGCGCTCCACCTGCCGACAGTGCCTCGGCCTTGGCCTTCTCAAGCTGGGCCAGGTCGTTGATGTGCGGCATATCCAGGACCGCGGTGCCGTACGACTCGGCGTATGTGTTGGCGGTGTCGCTGACCTCCTGGGTCAGCCCGGCCATCTTGTCCAGCCATTCGGTGAACGGGGTCAGCTTGGTCAGCGCCTCTTCGGCGCGAGGGCCGCGGTAGCCCTCCATCAGCTTCTCGCCGACCTGCAGGCTGTTCTCGTGCACCTCGGCGAACGCAGCGCTGATCTCCTGCCAGGCCAATGCGCTGTCGACGACGTGTGTCGGACCTGCACCGGTGGTGAGGTCCAGGGCCAGCTTCTTCGCCTTGCGGGCTGCCCAGTTGACGCCAGTGAATCCGGTCATGATCTATTCCCCCACACCATTGATACGGGCGGCGTTGTGTCGTTCCAGGTCCACGAACGCCTGCGAGTTACGCCGGAATGCTTCGGCGATGCGCTTGAGCTGCTCGATGCCGTCCTTGGCGACCTTCTCGAAGTTCTCGTTGGTCTTCGCGGAGGCGTTCGCCACCGCGGTGGACACCTCGTCGCGGCCCGCCGAGCCGAACTTCGCGGTCTCGAGCTGCTTGTCGAGAGCTTCCTGCAGTCGCTGCGCCATCGCGTCGTACTCGACGGCGGCATCCTTCATCACATCCGGATCGACCTGCAGAACAGTTCCCGGCTGGTTAGCCAGGTCCCAACGGATCTCCTCACGCTGGGCGGGCGCCGGTACGTCAGCCATCTTCTGTCCCCTTTCCCCCACTTGTCTCGCGTCGTCCTAAGGGCAGTTTTGCCCTTTCACTAAAGATGGACGGCGGATCCCTCTATTCGGTTCCATCATTCTCCAAGATTTTTGGATTTTTTTCCAGCAAACCTCAGCCGCCTCTTTAGCCCCAGCCCAGCTGGTGTAAGCGCTCGTCGTCGATACCAAAATGATGGGCGATCTCATGAATCACGGTGATCGTCACCTCGTCCACCACTTCGAGTTCGCTGGAACACATCTCCAGCAACGGTTCGCGGTAGATCGTGATGGTGTCGGGAAGCGCCCCCGCGTAGAAGCTGTCGCGCTCGGTCAGCGCGATCCCCTCGTACAGCCCGAGTAGCTCGGGATCATCCGGATGGCGGGCCTGGACCAGGACGACCACGTTGTCGATGGCGGCGGCGAGTTGAGGCGGCACGGCGTCGAGAGCATCGGATACGAGCTCTTCGAACCGTTGCTCGCTCATCTGGACTGGCATCGTGCGACGGTGTCGTGGGCCGGCACAGCTAGGCAGGCCCGGGTGGCGGGGCCCCGGCAGGTGCCTGCCCCGGTGGCGGTCCCTCCATCGGCGGACCTTCCATGGGCGGACCGTCCATCGGCGGACCCGCTGGTGGCGGTGGCGGACCCGCACCCGGAGGCAGCGTCGTCACGATCGTGTTGCCCGGAGGATTGCTGGGGTTCGGTGTGGCCGAGGAGGTCGGTGGCGCCGAGGTGCGGGTTGGCTGCTGAGTTGTCTGCTGGGTTGGTTGCTGCGTCCGTGTCGGCTGTTGCGTGTACGTCGGTTGCTGGGTGTAGGTGGGTTGCTGCGTCGGCTGCTGGGTGGGTGCCGGAGTGGTCGACAGCGGGATCGGCGGCATGTTCAACCGGTCCGCGGGAATGTCCGGCGGCGGCACCGGCGGTTGGCCGTTGATCAGCAGCTGCCCGCTCTTTGCGCTGTTGACCAGGGTCGACCAGGCGCCATTGCCCAGGGTGGAACCGATATTGCAGCTGACCTGACGGCTACCGGCCGTCCAGCTGGGCAGGGTGATCGTGTTGTACGAGAGCGTCAGCGTGGTGGCGCGGAATCCATCGGGATTACCCATGTACTCGTTGGTCAGCCGGGTGCAGTTGTCCTTGATGAACCCGTCTTGATCTGGCTCGGGAGGAACCGAACCCGGGAACTGCTCGGCCAGGCTCACCGTGCCGGTGATTTCCATGGCATGAGCCTTGTCGCAGTCCACGGGAAGCTCGGTGGGCAGGTTGGTGGTCGAGTCGATGCCCAGGCAGGTACCTGCCGGCCACACCTTCGACTGATCCTGCTCGGCGACCTTGCCACGGAAAAGCTGTTGCTGGTTGTCTGCGCCGGGAAGCTGTAGCCCGCACAGGACGCGGCGCTCACCCGCCTCGGTCCAGCCCTTTTCGCCCGGCCACAACATGCCCATGGTGAATCGGCTGTTCGGGTCGTAGCGGTCGCCCAGGTAACGGTTGATAGCAACCTGGCACTGTTCCTGGCTGATCTCCTGGATGCGGCCGACGGTGGGTGGCTTCGAATCCGGCCCGTACTCCGCGCCCGGGAAAGTGCGAAGGTCAATGGACTCGGCGATCTCGAAGCGATGGTCGTTCGCGCAATCGACGACGTTGACGTCGTTGGTGGAGGCCGGCGCGGGCCAGTTGAGGCATTCGCCCGCCTTCGCCGAGTTGAAGGTGCTGTTGCCGGGCGCGCCGGTGCTCGGCACCGGGTTGGAGTCGATCTTGTTGACCAGACGGTCGGCCGAGGTCCAGCCGTCCGGGAGGGCCTGGGTGATACCCGCGATGAACAATCCGCCGAAGGTGACGAGCAGCAACGCGCGATGGGTGGAGCGTTCCTTGAGCCCCTCCTTCAATCCTGTCCACCAGTGCGTTTTCTCGGATTCGGGTGCTTCGTCTCCGGACTCTTCGTCGGGCGCCGCGGCCTCGTCTTCGATCGGGGGGTACTCCAGGATTTCCGTCTGCGGCGCTTCGGCGGGCTCGGCAGGTTCGGTGGGCCCCTCGGGCCCGGGGGCAGTCTCCTGCGATTCTGCAGGTGGCGTCGCAGAGTCCGGCGACTCGGCGGCGGAATCTCCGGGTGTATCGGTGCCCGGCGCGTCATCGGTGGATTCGTCCGGGGTGGACTCGTCCGGCTCGACCTTCGGCGTGGGTTCGGCTTCGTCACTCATACTGCAGTCATTGTTACAGGTGGCGGTGCGGGTTAGCCCAGCGATGCTGTTCGCATGCGCCGCTAGATTGAACTCTGTGACAACGATGGAACCTGACCGTGACAACCCGAACGACCAGGCGGGGGAAGCCGAGCATCAGGCCCGCGTTGCCGAGCAGGTGGCCGCACTGGCCCCGCAGCTGTTCGACATGGCCAGAGAAGGTAACGCGTCCACGCTGGCCGCCTACCTGGACTCGGGGGCACCTGTGGACCTGACGAACGAGGCCGGCGACACTCTGGTCATGCTGGCCGCCTATCACGGGAACACCTCGACGGTGCGGTCGTTGATCGCGCGCGGCGCCGACGTCAACCGCGCCAACGGCAAGGGACAGACTCCGCTGGCGGGAGCGGTGTTCAAGGGCTCGGACGAGATCGTCGAGATCTTGGTGAAGGCGGGGGCTGATCCCACGGCCGGGACGCCGTCGGCACTCGATGCGGCACGGATGTTCGGCAAGGGCGAGTATCTGGGCCTGTTCGGCACCGACTGACGCCGCCGGCGTTCACGGTGAGTGCAACCCTGGCCACCTCACGGACGGCTACGCGAACGTAGCGGTGTGGCAGCTGCTGAGACCTATCCAGAGCTCGCGGCTCTGGCACCCCGGCTCGATGAGCTTGCGCGACTGTTGAAGGTTCGATCGGTGCTGGTCATGCGCTCGGAGCCCAGCGCGATGGCTGTCGCGGCCACGGCCGGAGCGGCCGCCGAGCACTACCCGGTTGGGGCAGTGGGCAAGAAAGCCGGAGATGACCAGGGCAGAGTGCCTTTGTACTGCGAGCGCGTGGTGGACACCGATGAGGAGGTCTTCGTGCGGGACTCGCGTGTCGACGACCTGTTCAAAGGCAACGAGGACGAGGTCGAATTCGGTCTCACCAACTATCTGGGGCTTCCTGTGCACGACGCGGCGGGTGCCGTCGTCGGGACGGTATGTGTGCTCGATGATGCGGCACGCGAATACACCGATGCGCAGCGCGCTGAGCTGGCGGGGCTACGTGCCCAGGTCGAGGCGATAGTCCGGTCGGACGGGTCGGCACTGGGCTGAATCGCGGGTGCGACAACAAACCCCAGTAGGGTGCTGCTGGTGATCGACCTGAAATTCCTGCGCGAGAATCCTGACGCGGTGCGTGCCTCGCAGCGCCTGCGTGGCGAGGATCCGGCACTCGTCGACGTGCTGCTGGACGCCGACACAGCACGCCGGGCCGCCATATCCACGGCCGACACGTTGCGTGCCGAACAGAAGGGCGCCAGTAAGAAGGTCGGCCAGGCGACACCGGAGGAGCGCCCGGCGCTACTGGCTGCCGCTTCCGAACTCGCGGCGCAGGTGAAAGCCGCCGAGGCCGAGCAGGTGGTCACCGAGGCCGCGTTCACCGAGGCGCACAAGGCGATCAGCAATGTGGTAATCGACGGAGTCCCCGCCGGTGGCGAGCAGGATTTCGCGCTCCGCGAGCTGGTCGGCGAGCCCGCGGCCATCGAAAACCCCCGAGACCATGTGGAATTGGGTGAGTCGCTAGGCCTGTTCGATATGGAGCGCGGCGCGAAGGTCTCCGGTGCGCGGTTCTACTTCCTCACCGGCTACGGGGCGCTGCTTCAGCTTGGTCTGCTGCAGTTGGCCGTGCAGACCGCGGTGGCCAACGGCTTCACCCTGCTGATCCCGCCGGTCCTGGTAAAGCCTGAAATCATGGGCGGCACAGGGTTTTTGGGCGCGCATGCTGATGAGGTGTACCACCTCGAAGAGGATGACCTGTACCTGGTGGGTACCTCGGAGGTGCCGATCGCCGGGTATCACTCCGGTGAGATTCTCGACTTGAGCGAGGGGCCGCTGCGGTATGCCGGATGGTCCAGCTGCTTCCGCCGCGAGGCGGGCAGTTACGGCAAGGACACCCGCGGCATCATTCGGGTGCACCAGTTCGACAAGGTGGAGGCGTTCGTCTACTGCAAGCCCGAGGATGCCGAGACCGAGCACGACAAGATTCTGGGCTGGGAGAGGCAAATGCTGGCCCACATCGACGTGCCGTACCGCGTGATCGACGTCGCCGCAGGCGATTTGGGTTCATCGGCGGCGCGCAAGTTCGACTGCGAGGCATGGGTGCCCACGCAGCAGGCTTACCGCGAGCTCACCTCCACCTCCAACTGCACCACCTTCCAGGCGCGACGGCTGGCGGTGCGTTACCGGGACGAGAACGGCAAGCCGCAGACCGCCGCGACTCTCAATGGCACCCTCGCCACCACCCGCTGGCTGGTGGCGATTCTGGAGAATCACCAGCTGCCCGATGGCAGCGTCCGAGTGCCCGCGGCGCTGGTGCCCTTCGTCGGAACCGAAGTGTTGGAGCCCAAATGAGCAAGATGCTCGATGTCGACCTCGATGAGCTGCGTACCTGGTTCGGATTCGGGGTGGCGGGGAACTTCGCAGGCCATCTCGAACAGGCGGGGGAATCTGCGGATTTCGTGAATGTAGCCTCGGAAGGCATTGCGCCCAAGGGGATATTCCCGTGGTACGCACCCGGCGACGACGGCTTCCTGGGGCAGTTTCCGCTCTCGCAGGACGAGACGGTGCTACCCGAGAGCGACACGCCGTTGAATCTGCAGATCGAACCCGAGGTGGGGTTGGCGTGCAAGGTGCACTGGCGCGGTGATGTCGTAGCCTCGCTGGAGCCGTTCGCGCTGGGTGCCTTCAACGACTGCTCGATCCGGCGGCCCAACGCCGCCAAGATCAGTCACAAGAAGAACTGGGGTCCGGCGTCCAAAGGTGTTGCGCGACAGTTTTTTGAGGTCAGCGATCTCACCCCGGACGGCCCCACCGCGACCCTGCGGCTGAACTGTCACCTGCACACCGCGGACGGTCAGGAGCACGAGTACGGCGTGGATAGTCCGCTGCTCGGATACTCCTATTACGGAGAAGTGCTGCTGGACTGGATTACCGAGCGGCTGGACAACCAAAAGGGCTCGCCGGAAACGCCGTTGGAGGATGTGGGAGCGCTCATGGTGGCCGCCGGACACCCACAGCATGTGCTGATCGGCATCGGAGCGACCAAGTACACGCCGTTGGGCGAATCCACCTACCTGCAGGCCGGCGACGAGGCCGTGGTGCGTGTGTACAACACCGAGTCCGATGCGGTGTCCGAGCTGCGGCAGCGGGTACGCACCGTCCACTAGGCGGGACGCATGGAGGCAGACTTTCCCGGTGCGCGCTAGCGTCGGGGCATGACCGAAGGCGTGACCTCGGATACCTACCGGGAACTTTCTGAAAGCGATGTGCAAAAGCACAATAACCGGATGATCCGCCTGCTCCGGGAGAACGGTGGCAAGCTGCCTGGGGTGTCCGACGATGAGATGCCGGTGCTCATCGTGACGATCACCGGTGCCAAGTCGGGAATCGAGCGGCTGACGCCTCTAGGGTATTTCGAACACGAGGGCCGCATCTTCGTCGTGGGATCCAACGGCGGGCAGGAACGACCGCCGTCGTGGGTGTTCAACGTGCGCGCCAACCCTGCGGTGACCGTCGAGATGGTGCCGGATGTCTACGATGCCATTGTGCGCGAGCTGGATTCGGCCGAGCGTGATGTGATTTTTCCGGCGCTGGTGACCAAATACGGGTTCTTCGGTGACTACCAGTCCCGCATCGGAAGGGTGATTCCGATGTTCGAGCTGATGGTGCGCTAGTCCAGCTTCCTGGACCGCAGCTCGTGGCCCTTGGAGGTCAGGCAACGCCCGTTCTCCAGGTTCCAGTCCCAACCATGCAGGTTGCAGGTGAGGGTTTTCCCTTCCACCACACCGAATTTCGACAGGTCGGCCTTCAGATGCGGGCACCGGCGCTGGATCTCCCAGCCGGCCAGCGTGATCGAGGCACTGTCGTCGTGAGCCTCGGCGAACCAGCCGTCGGCGTAGGCGATGCGCTCGTCGGTAAGACATTTGAAGAAGGTGTACAGATATTCGTTGTAACCACCGACACGCCAGGCCTTGAATCGGGTGGACAAGAAGATGGTGTTCACCCAGTCCGGCTCGTCATCCCGCAGCACCGTCCGCACCAGTTCGGGCGCGATTCCGAATCCGTAGCGGAACTTCTCATTGGGAATCGGTTCACGGACAATGCGTTTCGGAAAATCGAGTGCCACCGTCTCGTCTCCCATGCGCAGCTCGACGGGATAGCCGATGCCGTCGCAGATCTGATCGGTTTGCGCCATGATCGGCTCGAATTTGGCGCGCAGTGGTCCCAGGAGTGGTTCGCCCTCGGCGGGCGCCCAAGAGGCCTTTTCGGCGGCCAGCACGGGGGCCATCCGTTGGGCGTATTCCTCGATGTAGGCGGCCTTGCCGGCGCCGAAGATGTGTTCGGCTTCCTCGTCAGAAACCGGATGTGTCAACGAATTCAATTCGGAACCCGTGAAATCGGCGACGGTGCCGGGGATCATCAGCAGGCCCTTGTCGTGGCCGTGCTGGCGCATCTGGTCCAGGAACACCAGCTGGTCCGGGAAGATGTTGGCCGGATCGCCATGGTCGTCGTTGAGGTCGCGCAACTCTGCGTCCAGGAAACATGGCGGCCCCGCGGAGGGGATCACCCAGGTGGCGCCCACCTGCGCGATGTACTGACGGCACCTGTCCATTCCGCGTTGCCGCTTCTGGGTGCCGAAGGACTCCTTGGCGCGGGCGGGCATGTCATAGACCATCGGATACCAGATGGCCCCCGAGTACTGCAGCATGTGCACGTCGACATGCCCGAATTCTTGGGCCAGGACATCCAGGTCGACGGGGCGGGCGTCGTTCATGTTGAAAGCGGTGGTGGTGCCGTCGGAGACCACCAGCCCGGAGTCGCCGATGGGCCCGTCGGCGGGGGCCCGCAGCGCGATGATCATGATGTCCAGCTCGCCCTTGGGGCCGCTCACCCGATGCTTCACCGAGTCCTCGGTCTCCACGAAGGTGTGGAAGCCCAGTCCCTGGAGCTCACGCTTTAGATCGGGCACCGGGTAGTCCGGCAGCAGCACCACCGCGTCCTTGTTGACGTGTTCGGTGAGGTTCTTCGGGTCGTAGTGGTCCTTGTGCAGATGCGAGACGTAGAGGTAATCGCAGTTTCCAAACCGGTCCCAGTCCAGGGTGCTGTTATCGGGGAACGGGAACCACGAAGCGAAGTACGCCGGGTTGACCCAGGGGTCGCAGAGGATGCTGCCCGCCGCCGTCTCGATGAAGAATCCGGCATGGCCGACGCTGGTGACTCGCATGGCCCCCAGCCTATCGAGCTGCGATTTCGGTAGCCAAAAGCGCGGTCGGGCGCGTAGGTCCGCTGTTTATGCGCCGAAATCCCCTTGTATAGGGAACCTACGTAAAGTTGGGAGTGTGTCCCCCACCGATGGCCTCACCGCCGATGTTCTGACCGTGATCGCGCGGCTCAACCGCTGGGTATCCAGTCACGCCGAACTGCCGGTACCCACCGGGCAGGCGCGACTACTTGCCCTCGTCGGGGAGATGGAGGACGCGCGGATCTCGGATCTGGCGCAGGCTGACCACTGCAGCCAGCCCACCATGACCGTGCAGTTGAAGCGGTTGCAGGATGTCGGGTACGTCGAGCGCCGCGTCGATCCGGCCGACAAGCGGGCGCAACGTATCAAGCTGACCGTCGCCGGCCGTGAGGCGCTGGCGGCCATGCGTGCCGAGCGGCAGGGCGTTCTGGATCCGTGGCTGAGCACGCTGCCCGCCGGCGAGCAGCGCACCCTGGCCGAGGCGGCACGGATTCTGGAGGGCCTTACCCGGCGGATGGCGGCACAGTCCGGCCGATCACCAATGCCCGATGAAGTACTCGAGCACGGCGAGGGAAAGCGCGCCTAGCACGGCGATCACCGCAGCGGCGATCATCGTGAGCGCGACAGCCCGATCCGGATGCAGCCGCGCCGCGGCCCACCCCGCGATGGCGCCCAAGCCGCCGACCACCAGGAATCCGCCCAAGACCAGATAGAACACCGCGCCCACCACCGCGGGCCAGGCGGCGTCCAAGCCGCTCTCGTAGCCCGTCAACGGGATAGGGAATCGATAGACGATGGCCACCAGAACGGCGGCCATCGGACTCAAGGCGATCGCCGACACCGAACCAATTGCCGCGCAGCGTAGTCCGTTCATTAGGCCTCGAATAGGTGCCGTAGATAGGCGCGCGGATCGGTCAGGAAGCGCTGCCAATGCCCGACCATCTCCAAGTCTGCCCAATCCCGTTGCTGCACACCGTCGTCACCGAACTCAAGAATGGTGGCGCCCGGGAATGCCGCCAGCACCGGCGAGTGGGTGGCCATGATGACCTGCGAACCGGTGGCCACCACACTGTCGAGCATGGCCATCAACTGCAGCGACGAGGTGAAGGACAGTGCGGCCTCGGGTTCATCGAGGATGAACAGCCCGCGTTCCATGTCGCGTTCGGCCAGGAATGCCAGGAAGGACTCGCCATGCGAGCGCTCGTTCAGTCTGCCGTCGAAGATCTGTTCCGGGGTGTGTCCGTCGACTGTGGTGAACAGCTGATGCATCGCCTCGGCGCGCAGGAAGCACCCTCCGCTGGGGCGTGGATGCTCGGCGTCGAGGGTGAACGTCCAGTGCAGGTCGGTGTCTTCGTCACTGGATCGTGCGCCCCAATGCCTTACGGCGGCAGGAAGTTTCCAGCGCCAAGAGGATGCCAGCGCTTCCAGGAAGGTCGACTTGCCCGAGCCGTTCTCCCCGACGATCACGGTGACACCGGTGGTCAATCGCACGGGCGCGGTCGCGATGTGGGCTATCGCGGGAATCTTCAAATACCAAGCATCTGGCTGCTTTTCACGATTGATCGCGATCTGACGCAGGATCACTCGTCGATGGTATCGGGATATCGCGTTCTCTACTGATGAGATATGTCGCGTCAAACGTTCTGAAAAACAGAACGCTTCTATCGTTAGAAACCGTTGGACCTGCGGTTTCTTGAGATCCTACGGTTGAGGCATGACCTTGAAGACGCGGCTGACCGACCGCTTCGGCATCGAGCATCCGGTGGTTCTGGCACCGATGGACAACGTGGCCGATGCATGCCTCGCGAGCGCTGTCAGCGCTGCGGGTGGGCTCGGATTGCTCGGCGGCGGCTACGCGGACCAGACCTGGATCCGTGATCAATTCGACCGGGTGACAGCTGCGGTCGGATGCGGATTCATTACCTGGACGCTGAAGGGAAACGAGCAGGCCCTGGACCACGCGCTGGAACGAAACCCCGCCGCGATCTTTCTGTCCTTCGGAGATCCCGCGCCCTACGCACCGCGCATCCGCGCCGCCGGTGTCCCGCTGATCTGCCAGGTGCACAACGTCCGGCAGGCACTACGGGCCGTTGAGGTGGGTGCCGATGTCATTGCCGCTCAAGGAGGAGAAGCAGGCGGACACGGCGAAGGGCAACGATCGACATTCACCCTGGTGCCCGAGATCGCCGACCTGGTGGCGAGCACCGCGCCGCAGGTCCTGGTGCTGGCGGCCGGTGGAGTGACCGATGGCCGCGGCCTGGCGGCATCGCTCGCCCTCGGGGCCGACGGGGTGCTGGTCGGGACCCGGTTCTGGGCGGCGCACGAAGCCGCGATCTCCCCGGCTGCCCAGCAATACGCCCTTCGGGTCAACGGCGACATGACCATCCGTCAACACGTCTACGACATCGTGCGTGGCAAGAGCTGGCCGCGCACGTACAGCGGGCGGGTGCTGCGCAACGACTTCGTCGACACGTGGCACGACCACGAGAACGAGCTCGTCGCCCACCTCGACCAGGCCCGGTCCGGTTACGAGATCGGGGTGACGGCTGAGGATTACCGCGTCGCGAATCTGATCGTGGGCGAGGGCATCGGGCGGATACGACAGATAGAGACTGCCGCGGACATCGTCCATTCCATGGTGATCCAGGCAGCCGCAATCAGCCCGACACATCAAGGAGTCAACACATGCCACTAGTGCGTATCGACCTCACCTCGGACCGGTCCCGTGCAGAGCGGCGCGCCATCGCCGATGCCGTGCATGGCGGGCTGGTCGCGGTCCTGAAGATTCCCGAGCGAGACCGCTTCCAGATCATCACCGCACACGACCCGGCCGACATCATCGCCGAGGATGCGGGACTGGGATTCACGCGCTCGCAGGTGGTGATCGTGCACATCTTCACCCAGGGCGGCCGCACGGCGCAGACCAAGCAGCGGGTCTTCTCCGAGCTGGCGAACAGACTTGAGGCGGTCGGCGTCGCGGGAGCGGACTTATTCGTGGCAGTTAGCGAAAACGGGCCGCAGGATTGGTCTTTCGGCTTTGGCAAGGCACAGTACGTCACCGGCGAGTTGGCGGTGCCTGCCATCGCAAGCGCATGATTGACTCCAGGTATGGAGCTCAGTGATATCACGCACTTCCTCGCGGTTGCCGAGGCCGGCGGTAT
The nucleotide sequence above comes from Mycobacteroides saopaulense. Encoded proteins:
- a CDS encoding MspA family porin yields the protein MYKTLAAVTAACTFAGAAPLAAAEPVPSPLPLPATAENQPPPVEGEPGPPLDNGVVASEAPATVTTPDGWGLSVAAEEETQLPIPPLTTAVSSREYLAGGTFIATVKGSGSTKLKGGTLEAGYQIGCGITLSAVRLTGSVGLSSSLGQSGIGTIGMPLVGNIEVRPKPGEVINVSVTKKKFKGKQSRVTLKDVHIKIDGCIGQSFLRSYAVLTSTTSGTEDIIAYYGVTKMV
- a CDS encoding ESX secretion-associated protein EspG, producing the protein MTVRLDFDELELTREITGNDLLPVVLAAGPRHDDEAEHRDALESARARLKERNLLKGEDLHPTLRDMLASASKATGQVAVRRWAGSQMLRLCLVEHGEAYVLLVNDGEGVAMRSVTGSLGAELWRYLGDATPLKFGSINAPAEQLALALNSEPADMARQLMALGAAKADAVTVAKAMARRGAMTEITAIRRVDGITDRAPGGVAVYDTAFGRIMATPSTSADGALWATLTPATPQRMTHALKSLGLE
- a CDS encoding PPE domain-containing protein, which gives rise to MTGFTGVNWAARKAKKLALDLTTGAGPTHVVDSALAWQEISAAFAEVHENSLQVGEKLMEGYRGPRAEEALTKLTPFTEWLDKMAGLTQEVSDTANTYAESYGTAVLDMPHINDLAQLEKAKAEALSAGGALFGLHATTEGMEQGLDLQAAKAMETYESASEPAAKVVEFPAAPEVIKYPEEKSEANSGNTGVSAAGVGLSEMGPSPLSPDSVPGVQSARAAAISMTGNPAAAGGGGYGMGGMGAPMAGMMAGGALAASAGKGIKVGGSVNKKDEDEDDKDLTAIGATGVFMGDESKPVELPDILTSKSGSDKVADFENVDASSLFERGGSKGAVAPPVLGASAEL
- a CDS encoding PE family protein, which encodes MADVPAPAQREEIRWDLANQPGTVLQVDPDVMKDAAVEYDAMAQRLQEALDKQLETAKFGSAGRDEVSTAVANASAKTNENFEKVAKDGIEQLKRIAEAFRRNSQAFVDLERHNAARINGVGE
- a CDS encoding metallopeptidase family protein, coding for MPVQMSEQRFEELVSDALDAVPPQLAAAIDNVVVLVQARHPDDPELLGLYEGIALTERDSFYAGALPDTITIYREPLLEMCSSELEVVDEVTITVIHEIAHHFGIDDERLHQLGWG
- a CDS encoding septum formation family protein gives rise to the protein MSDEAEPTPKVEPDESTPDESTDDAPGTDTPGDSAAESPDSATPPAESQETAPGPEGPTEPAEPAEAPQTEILEYPPIEDEAAAPDEESGDEAPESEKTHWWTGLKEGLKERSTHRALLLVTFGGLFIAGITQALPDGWTSADRLVNKIDSNPVPSTGAPGNSTFNSAKAGECLNWPAPASTNDVNVVDCANDHRFEIAESIDLRTFPGAEYGPDSKPPTVGRIQEISQEQCQVAINRYLGDRYDPNSRFTMGMLWPGEKGWTEAGERRVLCGLQLPGADNQQQLFRGKVAEQDQSKVWPAGTCLGIDSTTNLPTELPVDCDKAHAMEITGTVSLAEQFPGSVPPEPDQDGFIKDNCTRLTNEYMGNPDGFRATTLTLSYNTITLPSWTAGSRQVSCNIGSTLGNGAWSTLVNSAKSGQLLINGQPPVPPPDIPADRLNMPPIPLSTTPAPTQQPTQQPTYTQQPTYTQQPTRTQQPTQQTTQQPTRTSAPPTSSATPNPSNPPGNTIVTTLPPGAGPPPPPAGPPMDGPPMEGPPMEGPPPGQAPAGAPPPGPA
- a CDS encoding ankyrin repeat domain-containing protein produces the protein MEPDRDNPNDQAGEAEHQARVAEQVAALAPQLFDMAREGNASTLAAYLDSGAPVDLTNEAGDTLVMLAAYHGNTSTVRSLIARGADVNRANGKGQTPLAGAVFKGSDEIVEILVKAGADPTAGTPSALDAARMFGKGEYLGLFGTD
- a CDS encoding GAF domain-containing protein, which produces MAAAETYPELAALAPRLDELARLLKVRSVLVMRSEPSAMAVAATAGAAAEHYPVGAVGKKAGDDQGRVPLYCERVVDTDEEVFVRDSRVDDLFKGNEDEVEFGLTNYLGLPVHDAAGAVVGTVCVLDDAAREYTDAQRAELAGLRAQVEAIVRSDGSALG
- the serS gene encoding serine--tRNA ligase; this encodes MIDLKFLRENPDAVRASQRLRGEDPALVDVLLDADTARRAAISTADTLRAEQKGASKKVGQATPEERPALLAAASELAAQVKAAEAEQVVTEAAFTEAHKAISNVVIDGVPAGGEQDFALRELVGEPAAIENPRDHVELGESLGLFDMERGAKVSGARFYFLTGYGALLQLGLLQLAVQTAVANGFTLLIPPVLVKPEIMGGTGFLGAHADEVYHLEEDDLYLVGTSEVPIAGYHSGEILDLSEGPLRYAGWSSCFRREAGSYGKDTRGIIRVHQFDKVEAFVYCKPEDAETEHDKILGWERQMLAHIDVPYRVIDVAAGDLGSSAARKFDCEAWVPTQQAYRELTSTSNCTTFQARRLAVRYRDENGKPQTAATLNGTLATTRWLVAILENHQLPDGSVRVPAALVPFVGTEVLEPK